In a genomic window of Flavobacteriales bacterium:
- a CDS encoding DUF2279 domain-containing protein, producing MRLLHRAAFVSIGLTLPAQMATAQPADSSSACERPCKRCVTLVSVGAGAAASAALVGLDQAWYAQYEREPMHSFDDSGEWLQLDKTGHLLSGYMLGAWGHAAMKHCGTGNRSARWIGGSVGLAFMTGIELLDGTSSGWGFSWSDMAANAVGAGLFIVQDATWHEQRIVPKISLRLTPYAAQRPDLLGEGVADRLLKDYNGVTLWFSGNVASLSGSARIPKWLNIAVGYGAEGMVSAHPEQQIGGDPVFRQIYLSPDIDLTRIRTRSKLLRTLLFMANSIKVPLPALEYRSNGAWKAHWLYF from the coding sequence ATGCGGCTCCTTCACCGTGCGGCCTTCGTGAGCATCGGCTTGACGCTGCCGGCTCAAATGGCCACAGCGCAGCCTGCTGATTCAAGCTCCGCCTGCGAGCGGCCCTGCAAGCGGTGCGTCACCCTTGTTTCCGTGGGCGCGGGCGCAGCGGCTTCGGCAGCCCTCGTCGGCCTCGATCAGGCCTGGTACGCGCAGTACGAGCGCGAGCCCATGCACAGCTTCGACGATAGCGGCGAATGGCTGCAGCTGGACAAGACCGGACACCTGCTGAGCGGCTACATGCTCGGTGCCTGGGGCCATGCCGCCATGAAGCACTGCGGAACGGGCAATCGCAGCGCGCGCTGGATCGGCGGCTCCGTTGGCCTGGCCTTCATGACGGGCATCGAGCTGCTCGATGGCACGTCGTCCGGCTGGGGCTTCTCGTGGAGCGACATGGCCGCCAATGCTGTAGGGGCTGGCCTCTTCATCGTGCAGGATGCAACCTGGCACGAGCAGCGCATCGTGCCGAAGATCTCGTTACGCTTAACGCCTTACGCGGCTCAGCGTCCCGATCTGCTAGGCGAAGGCGTTGCCGACCGCCTGCTGAAGGATTACAATGGCGTCACACTATGGTTCAGCGGCAACGTCGCGAGCCTCAGCGGCAGCGCACGCATCCCGAAGTGGCTGAACATCGCCGTTGGCTATGGCGCGGAAGGCATGGTGAGCGCGCATCCGGAACAGCAGATCGGTGGCGATCCCGTGTTCAGGCAGATCTACCTCTCACCCGACATCGACCTCACGCGGATACGCACCCGGAGCAAGCTGCTGCGCACGCTGCTGTTCATGGCCAACAGCATCAAGGTGCCGCTTCCGGCGCTGGAGTACCGCAGCAACGGCGCGTGGAAGGCGCACTGGCTCTACTTCTGA